Below is a window of Sporosarcina ureae DNA.
TTTTGTACGTTCCGCATTCGTTAAATCGAGTACGGCTTGCTCTGTAGCGGACACGTTTGCTGTCTGCTGCTGAGCCGGTTTGTTCGTTTGTGGTTTCTCCACTGGTTGAGTTGGTTGCTGTACTGTTGGTTTCTCTACCGGTCTACTAGGCTGCTGTGGCTTTTGGTAGTTGTAGTTTCCAAAGTAATACGAATATACTTGGTGATTGGATGCATTCCACGTATACGTCTGTGTCTGCACCTGTTTCGTCGTGCTTGCCTCTGCTGCATGAGTAGGCAATAAAATAGCTGAGCTTAATAAGATGAGTGATAAAGGTTTTTCATCTTGTTCCCCTCCTTCTTTACGCAACCTAGCATAACGTCAAAGAAAAGAAGGAAACTTGGCCAATCTTGCCAATTTAGCCAATGAACTCTGCGAAGCTATGAAATGAGAGTCTGAAAGATGTGATTTTGGTAACTCTGTCCAGTGGAGAGGACTATTAACAATAAAAAGCTATTGACAACTAGATTTCCGGCGTATATTCGATGCCGTCTACCTGTTCTCCGATGATCACCAATTTAGACGGGATTTGCATGTATTCCGGTATCCAGTTGACCATGCCATAAGCGTATTGGAATAAATGCG
It encodes the following:
- a CDS encoding CAP domain-containing protein codes for the protein MRKEGGEQDEKPLSLILLSSAILLPTHAAEASTTKQVQTQTYTWNASNHQVYSYYFGNYNYQKPQQPSRPVEKPTVQQPTQPVEKPQTNKPAQQQTANVSATEQAVLDLTNAERTKAGLKPLQIDAALQKSAKQKSADMAANNYFSHTSPTYGSPFDQMKKNGVTYRSAAENIAMGQRSAQEVVKAWMNSAGHRQNILTPGFTHIGIGYDANGQYWTQQFIQK